GGTGGCAGGTTGGTCAAATTTGACCATGAGGAGTTTTCTTTCAGAGGCCCTGTCTGAATTATGACAACAAGAACACAACAGTTGTACAAGCGGGTAGGAGCTTGTAGCTTGCTCATCACAACGCTAACCCTTCCAACTCCTGATGCTAACCCATTCCCTTCCTGTCCACAGGAAGAAGTCCTTCCTGTTCTGCAGTCTGTACGCCGCCTGCATCATCGGGGGGCGCCACCTCATGAAGCAGCGAGAGAAGTTTGAACTGAGGAAACCGCTGGTGCTATGGTCGCTAACGCTAGCGGTGTTCAGGTGAGTTAGCCCCCGGGGGCTCACGCAGGACGTGTCTTCATGATGTCCGTTGTCTTATCGTGGAGCCGCGGCGGTAGCTATATGGGCTACGTGTAGCTATAGAGTagctcctgttctcctcctcctccagtatcTTTGGCGCGGTGCGGACAGGAAGCTACATGATGCACATCCTTTTGACGAAGGGGCTGCAGCACTCGGTGTGCGACCAGAGCTTCTACAACGGACCCGTCAGCAAGTTCTGGGCCTACGCCTTCGtcctgagcaaggcaccggAGCTGGGTgggtcctcctctctcctctatcctctctcccctctcctcttccctcgtctgctgctcctctcactCATTCCTGCTCTCAGAATCCGCTCTCCTCATCCTACTCCTCTGttgtcctctccttctctgatcTCCTTTAACACTCCTTCTCCTTAGCTCTGACTTtttacctcctcttcctccttatctgctcctcctcctaacttatcctcctcctcctcctcctcccaaccTCTCCGtatcctctccatctccacactgctccaccgcctcctaacccctcctcctcctcctactaagctctcttcctcctcctaagATCTCCTCTTCctaagctctcctctcctcatctcctctcctcctcctaacttctcctcctcctcctcccaaccTCTCCTtatcctctccacctcctgacttctcctcctcctaacctcacctaatctcctcctcctcctcctccaggcgaCACCCTGTTCATCGTGCTCCGTAAGCAGCGGCTGATCTTCCTCCACTGGTACCACCACATCACGGTGCTGCTCTACTCCTGGTACTCCTACAAGGACATGGTGGCGGGCGGCGGCTGGTTCATGACCATGAATTACCTGGTGCACGCGCTCATGTACTCGTACTACGCGGCACGCGCTGCGGGCTTCAGGGTATCGCGGCGCCTGGCCATGTTCATCACGCTGACCCAGATCAGCCAGATGGTGGTGGGCTGCGTGGTCAACTACCTGGTCTACTCCTGGATGCAGCGGGGCGCCGGCTGCCCCTCCCACGTCCACAACATCGTCTGGTCCTCCCTCATGTACCTCAGCTACTTCCTGCTCTTCCTGCACTTCTTCTACGAGGCGTACGTGGGCAAGAACAAACCTCCGGCCTCCGCCTCCGCCGTGACCGCGACGACCATCACCACAACGACCACGGACGCCAAGAAGAGCCAGTGAAGGAGTCACacgcggaggaggagagggtggaggagttggaGTTGGGGAAGGATCCCATGGCTGACAGGAGATGCTTGAGAGGAGGTTGCTGCTGAAGGCAAAAGGttttgggggaggaggaggtggacggggtgaggggtggaggtctGGTGGAGGGAGTGTGGGGTTGGTGGGGCGGAGTACAGGGGGTGGAGGTTGATCACGTGTGCTGCTTTAGCATTGCTACTAACGAGCAGATCCAGAGGCCTCCGCGACGCTCACTGGGGAAGAGAGTGTGCTGTCAGTATGATCCATCACTAGAGATCATTATCTGTGATGCAGATCATGAGTGTTTTCCTCCTTGGGTCTCACACTGAGGAGTCCagtacacagagagaggggggagggaagggggggagggaagaggaggagggaggagggaggagcgaccggttgaggaggtgaggaggtctGAACCCCAGTGGTTCGGTCAGTGTTGGACTGTGTCCACGTCTCGCTCCGTCTCCTTGCCATTGGCCCGCCGGACAACCTCGCTTTCTTtaacaaccaatcagaagagtAGATATGACCATCGCCGGGATCACAGGGGGCTGCGTGGAAGctgattggaggaggaggaggtcaggtgACTTCCTGTGATGACAAAGCAGACAGCAGGAGGGAAGTTAAAGTCAGTTTACAGAAGCTCTGTCGGTACGAAGGATCTTACTTTTGAAGCTTCAAGAACCTAAATaaatgctattttttttttataaatgtgctGATGACTTGAaaagttgtttttgtgtgttttccttttctttgtgttaaaaacaagttaacaaatgAACCAAGTGTAAGATTTGATGTGTGTTTATTGAGTGAACATATTGTCATCCTACTCTGGTCAACTTGGATAAAGTCTTTTTTTATTAGGTTCAAACCTCCAATAAGCCTTCACCATGCTGGAGGCATAACTTGAGCTAGTCTCTGTACATACTCAGTAACACGGTTGCTAGCATCTAGCCGAAACAGGTTTACTAAAATGCTTGCTAACAGCAAGCCTTGTACAGGTCAACCAGCATGGCTGCTAACAGCTAGCCCGGAACAGGTCAACTAGCATGGCAAGACCGACCTGTACCCAACTTATTGAAAACGAGTCGTTGACATCGCTCGAGAGATGCAAACGTCATCGGACTTGTACAGGCCAGTCCGGGCTGTAAGCAACGGCTTGAGGCAGTCAATACGGCGTCTGTATATTAGGgccccccccatagaactataaaaaaaaaaaaaaaaaagaaacacgacaacaactgttgtcgtgtttctttttatttcttgtggaaatcacgtatacctactgaattcataacagcacaggataaaaacacatctttgataacacatttgtaaacacaacaagaggaagctccgacacacaagtgcggctgtcttttacgtaacaataactgctcggagcgcgatatgcggagcgcatgtcgtccatggcacacacagcctatataaacgaacaatctgtgaggccgacctccaacacggcatgctgctctttttattccttacggaaagaaaattacaagtattctcgcagctctccgttaccgttGCAGCTGCTTgtgtcagccgtgctgtataagtccccaaacaggctgcccatcgcgcccagcgcagcagcggacttttctccctgtcgtgtgcgatcagtgtcggtctccgtttcagtgagctcgtgtgagaggctttcagtcacgagatgtttctgtgcaggggaaaggtggactaaccgggagaagcggggatccatgagggccgctttattgaggagaagccactcgccgctctcttctttatagcgcatttttacagttcgaatggagaattacacttcgaattcgaacttttcaccccaccttcgaacgaatattcgaacttcgaataaaaagtgacagccctatgACTGGCATGGCTGCTAGCAGCTAAGCCTAAACGGGTTACTGGTAATTTGCATGACTGTCGGCAGCTAGCTGTAACCGATCAACTAGTATGAGTGCTAGCAGTTTGCCTTGAAAATATGACCATGCCTGGCTGTAAGCAGCTAGCCAGAACAGGTAACTAGCATGGCAGCTAGCAGCTTTTTTCTTCCTAAGCAGCATCATGACAGCTGTTTGTGAAGCACTGACGGAAGAGGCTAACATGGAGCTCCTCCAGAGGGGGTGGCTTCCCGGTTACcaggaaaaaaatattaaatgatcgtgaatacaaagaaaatacaaatgttCTAAGTTCTATTAGGAGCTAAGTGGTCAGTTTATTCATATCTATATTATGTCTGTTGAGAGGTCCCATTTAACAGTTATTTTTTGTTCAAAAGTTATCAATGGTTGAATATTAATGAGAGGGGACGTCCCGCCCTGAATTTGCTAAATAACGATATTTTCCAGAGCTGGCTGAGCAAATCTCAAACAATGCCGCCATCCATAGAGGAAAATAAAAACGGGGGGGGCCGTGTCAACCAGTGGGTGACGTCACGGACGCTTAATGGCCGCGatccacagtttgaaaaccgcCGCCGTCAGTCAAACCAAAGAAAGCCAATAGGGCATCGCTTGAATTCGAATCACCATTCGTTTAACCCAGGTGACTCATCAATAAATAGGACCTATCGTTTTTAAAGTAAGTGTTCATTATGCATCCATTACTATTCGAGTTATAGTGAGAGGACATCATGATAAAGTGAGCTCCATCTGTCGTCATCTTACGACAGATGGAGCATCTTATCTTCAAATAACCTTTGTCGTCCACTGCTGGCCGAGAGAAACACTCTCACAATAACATCTCATCGTTAATATATCTTGTTAAGAGAAAGACATGTGACAAAGCAATTGCGTATTGCATTTAAAACAACTAAAGCGATAAATAACCAAATTATGtcttataatataatatcttgGTGTAAGATAAGTCCCACTGCTTCTTATTTATCTACATATTACACTATTTACACTTTCAACTAGCATTACCATGTAGGCTATTCAttaatctatattttttaatgttttaaaaaGCACAGAAATCAAGCATTGAATTACCAATAACTGAGCAATGTtattgtaaatgtaatgttaCGACTTTAAAGTTGAAAAAACTTTAAAACTGCCGccgtttcaaaataaaagccctctTCATGAGGGGAATTTAAATTATACTCTTGACCCGCAATGAAGACGCTTTTGCGCAACATCCATGTCGATTATTTGAACAAATAAGTGTTGCCTCCAAACTCAAAACCAGAGCCCTCCAACTATCTTACAGTTTACTTACTCAGTTTATAAACCAGATAAAAAGATATTCTACACAATTTTGTTCCTAAATTTACATTTTCAAGGCACTGTATAAAAGCTGTGTTGTATTATTAATAAATTGAGTTCCTTTCAATAAAGATGGAACAAATGAAAGAGGTTAAACACACAAATGTCAACGGGACAATTTCAATAATTGAATTAATTTCATCAGCATTTTTTCAACAGTTTGATTTTATTACCAGCAACATTTACAAATATCTATAAAGTGatcaattcattcattttacTTAACCATGTTGCAGCATTGTCCCGAGATTTGTTTAGCGTTTATCGTGTTATGATGTGATATCCGTTGTGATATTTCGGTTGGTAGGCCTATAACATCAGCCCTAATGGCCGTCTTCGATAAGACACCGTCTGTACAGCGCTAGACAACAGcagtagaaaaataaatatagcaTCTCCGCTCCAAGTCTAACCTTCCACCACCGGCCTACACAGGAAAAAACATAGAAGTAAAATCGGTTTAGTGGAGGAACTTCATAATAATTCTGATTTTGCTCAGAATGTTAAACTGTTTCCGTTCATGTTTTGAGATAAAATAAAGTCTGGACACAGAACTGCGTCGGTCCAGGATACCAGCGGGATATAAACTGATCAAACAGAAACTTTTATTTATCGAAGAACACAATCGGCAATATCACGACCACAAAGAAGATTAAATCCACTAAACTAAAACTTCTACCAACTATACAAGGAAGGGTATGGTTTGTATGGCGTGTGTATAAGCTCATTTACTGCACAGAGTTTCCAGTTAACCTCTGTCTGTTCTGGGCAGTAACACCACCATGCAGAACAACATGTTGGcccaatcccaaagtgagcccTAAGGACTAAGGACTCACAGACTTAACTGATCTCAGGTGTTAATTAActtaagtgagtgagtgtgtgaggccaCATGGGCTCAGATAGGTATATAAGGGATTGGGTCGGCCCTGTTTAAGCTCAGCCCTCTGTGTCCCGGCATCACTCCATGGGGCAGAGTGTGTGTCAGACACAGGGTGTGTTAGTGTATTAATATGAACCGTAGGCTGGTGACCCCTAGCATCTGGCCTCAGGGTTGGGGGGGTACAGGGGTCAAAGGGGGCACAGGGGTCGGCGGTCCAGGGTCATCCAGGAGGATGAGATTCAGAGTCTGTGCACCTGCCCTGGTCTCCATGGCGACCGATACCACCTGGGAAGGGTCAGCATCACCTGACCAGAAAATCACATCCTTTGATCAGTATACCGCTGGATCAATACATCCATTAGTTTAATGCTGGATCAACACATCTATCAGTCTACAGCTAGGTTCAATGCAGCCATTAGTCTATAGCGTTATCAATATATCTTTTGATTAGGACGTGTTAGGCTTTATAGGTGTTCTATGACTGCCGCTGGATAAGTACTTTCAACATATTAAACGACCAataccttctcctccttctcctccacccaaaATCACACAGACCTGAAagaaaggtcaaaggttaaacaTCTCCAACCTAACAGTTATTTTGCATAGTATAGTGTATATCTTTACagtacatattatatatagtatagTGTATATCTTTACAGTATGATATATAGTATAGTGTATATCTCTACagtacatattatatatagtatagTGTACATCTTTACAGTCATATGATATAGTGCATATCTTTAcagtatatatgatatatagtaTAGTGTATATCTTTAAAGTAAATAGTAAAAAGTATTTGACATTTCACATAAATATTTTACgcatagtatatatatagtatcgtatatattattaaatatagTATAGTTCTTGTATACTATAGTATACATTATATGCTATTGTACAAATAATATAAGCATttattatatactatactatatatatatagtatatatattatctatatctTCGTTACCCGGGGCAACCCACTGGCTGCCTCAGACGAGCTGTCATCTGTCACACTGGTCTCACTCAGGTCCTCAACTGATGGCTGTTTATGAAGGAATCTTTTCCTTCTGCACAgtaacacacatgtaaacaaccCACAGGTAAACAACCAACatatacacaacacacatgttagcaacacaacatacacaacacacatgtaaacatgtttcatgtgtgtgtggcatcaACATGTTTCACTAGCTGGTCTCAGCTGTAGGAGGTGCATGTTTCACCCGTAGGAGGAGGTGCTATTCTCACCTCTAGGAGGTGCTAGTCTCACCTGTAGGAGGTGCTATTCTCACCCGTAGGAGGTGCTAGTCTCACCTGTAGAAGGAGGTGCTAGTCTCACATGTAGCAGGAGGTGCTAGTTTAATCTGTAGCAGGAGGTGCTAGTCTCACCTGTAGTAGGAGGTGCTAGTCTCACCTGTAGGAGGTGCTAGTCTCACCTGTAGGAGGTGCTAGTATAACCTGTAGGAGGTGCTAGTCTCACCTATAGGAGGAGTTGCTAGTCTCACCTGTAGGAGGTGCTAGTCTCACCTGTAGCAGGAGGTGCTAGTCTCACCTGTAGCAGGAGGTGCTAGTTTCATCCGTAGCAGGAGGTGCTAGTCTCACCTGTAGCAGGAGGTGCTAGTATAACCTGTAGGAGGTGCTAGTATAACCTGTAGGAGGTACTAGTATAACCTGTAGGAGGTGCTAGTCTCACCTATAGGAGGTGCTAGTATAACCTGTAGGAGGTGCTAGTCTCACCTGTAGGAGGAGGTGCTAGTCTCACCTGTAGGAGGTGCTAGTCTCACCTGTAGGAGGAGGTGCTAGTCTCACCTGTAGGAGGTGCTAGTCTCACCTGTAGGAGGAGGTGCTAGTCTCACCTGTAGGAGGTGCTAGTCTCACCTGTAGGAGGTGCTAGTCTGACCTGTAGGAGGAGCTAGTCTCACCTATAGGAGGAGGTGCTAGTCTCACCTATAGGAGGAGGTGCTAGTCTCACCTGTAGCAGGAGCTGCTAGTCTCACCTGTAGGAGGAGGTGCTAGTCTCACCTGTAGCAGGAGGTGCTAGTTTCATCTGTAGGAGCAGGTGCTAGTCTCACCTGTAGCAGGAGGTGCTAGTCTCACCTGTAGGAGGTGCTAGTCTTACCTGTAGGAGGTGCTAGTCTCACCTGTAGGAGGAGGTGCTAGTCTCACCTGTAGGAGGTGCTGGTCTCACCTGTAGGAGGTGCTAGTCTCACCCGTAGGAGGTGCTAGTCTCACCTGTAGCAGGAGGTGCTAGTTTCATCTGTAGGAGGAGGTGCTAGTCTCACCTGTAGCAGGAGGTGCTAGTCTCACCTGTAGGAGGTGCTAGTCTCACCTGTAGGAGGTGTTAGTCTCACCTGTAGCAGGAGGTGCTAGTCTCACCTGTAGGAGGTGCTAGTCTCACCTGTAGCCGGAGGTGCTAGTCTCACCTGTAGCAGGAGGTGCTAGTTTCATCTGTAGGAGGAGGTGTTAGTCTCACCTGTAGGAGGTGCTAGTATAACCTGTAGGAGGAGGTGCTAGTTTCACCTGTAGGAGGTGCTAGTTTCACCTGTAGGAGGTGCTAGTCTCACCTGTAGGAGTAGCTATTCTCACCTGTAGCAGGAGGTGCTAGTCTCACCTGTAGCAGTAGATGGCGGTGgcggtgatgaagaggaggctgATGAGGAGCAGCATGCAGGCAACGATAGCCacgctcttcctcttctcctgctTGGCCTCCTGGAGCTCCCACCACTGGAGGTCGTTGAACTGGCAACGCTCCCCCATGTAGCCTGCTACACAGCTAGCACAGAAACATGGTAACTTAACAACAACACCCCTGTGTAGCCGCAGCACAGCTAGCACAGACACATGCTAACTTAATAACAACAACCGGTGTAGCCCGCTACACAGCTAGCACAGACACATGCTAActgaagggtggaggtggaggagaaggtgaaggatgaagggtggaggtggaggtgtgaaggtgaagggtggaggtgtaaagggtggaggtggaggaggaggtggaggtgtgaaggTGAAGGGTGGAGGCGAAGGGTGgagaagggtggaggtgagggtgaagggtggaggaggtggtggaggtgtgaaggtgaagggtggaggtgaaggttgGAAGTGTGAAGGTGAAGGGTGGgggtgaagggtggaggaggtggtggaggtgtgaagGTGAAGGGTTGAGGtgaaaggtggaggaggtggtggaggtgtgaaaggtggaggtggaggaggtggaggtgtgaaggtgaaggtgaaggtgaaggtgaaggatgaggtgaagggtggaggtggaggaggaggcgaagggtggagggtggaggtggaggaggaggtggaggtggttttACTTGCAGGCGAAGGCCTCCATCTCGGCGAGGTATCTGCAGGTCCCCTCGTAGAGGCAGAAGGAGGCGTGGCTTGCCGGACAGCCCCCAAGCGAGTCACCGTGACGAcggggcagggagggggtggggctaGCGGTCACCATGGAGACCATGGTCCTGGTATCTAgggaggaatgggggggggggggggggggggtcaggtgaatTACTCGTGATGTCAGGGCTTGCTAGCTGAAAGTGCTAACCCCTGACCTAGCCTCACCCAAATACTGTACCAGATACATGTTGATATGTACTTTGTACTGTACCAGATACATGTTGAGATATACTTTGTACTGTACCAGATACATACATGTGATGTGTACTTTCTACTGTATCAGATACATGTTGATATGTACTTTGTACTGTACCAGATACATATATGTTAATATGTACTATCTACATGTACCAGATACATGTAACACGTACTTTATATTTTATCAGATTTGATGTGCACTATATACTGTACCAGATACATACATGTGATATGTGCTTTATATTGTATCAGATAGATGTTGATATGTACTTTGTACTGTATCAGATACATGTTAATATGTACTATATACTGAATCAGATACATGTTAATATGTGCTTCATACTGTGTCAGGTACATGTTAATATCTACTATATGCTGCATCAGATACATGTTAATATGTTCTTTGTACTGTATCAGATAAATGTTAATATGTACTATTTACTGAATCAGATGCATGTTAATATGTACTTTGCACTTTATCAGAAACAT
The DNA window shown above is from Gadus chalcogrammus isolate NIFS_2021 chromosome 10, NIFS_Gcha_1.0, whole genome shotgun sequence and carries:
- the elovl6 gene encoding elongation of very long chain fatty acids protein 6 isoform X1, encoding MPLALQEYEFERQFNEDEAIRWMQENWKKSFLFCSLYAACIIGGRHLMKQREKFELRKPLVLWSLTLAVFSIFGAVRTGSYMMHILLTKGLQHSVCDQSFYNGPVSKFWAYAFVLSKAPELGDTLFIVLRKQRLIFLHWYHHITVLLYSWYSYKDMVAGGGWFMTMNYLVHALMYSYYAARAAGFRVSRRLAMFITLTQISQMVVGCVVNYLVYSWMQRGAGCPSHVHNIVWSSLMYLSYFLLFLHFFYEAYVGKNKPPASASAVTATTITTTTTDAKKSQ
- the elovl6 gene encoding elongation of very long chain fatty acids protein 6 isoform X2, with amino-acid sequence MKQREKFELRKPLVLWSLTLAVFSIFGAVRTGSYMMHILLTKGLQHSVCDQSFYNGPVSKFWAYAFVLSKAPELGDTLFIVLRKQRLIFLHWYHHITVLLYSWYSYKDMVAGGGWFMTMNYLVHALMYSYYAARAAGFRVSRRLAMFITLTQISQMVVGCVVNYLVYSWMQRGAGCPSHVHNIVWSSLMYLSYFLLFLHFFYEAYVGKNKPPASASAVTATTITTTTTDAKKSQ